The Buteo buteo chromosome 6, bButBut1.hap1.1, whole genome shotgun sequence genomic interval atctcatttatttttgaCTTGGacaagtggaaaggaaaaagagacataattttattattgattTGCTGCTGAACTCAGAATTCAAGTAACATGGTCACTGTTACGTGCTGGgtaacttttttaaagaatcattGTTGATAAGTGAAGAACAATGGAGAACATTTTAGTCGGAAGGAATTCTACTTCCATGTCAAAAGCTCATGTCAAACTACTTCTCcttctttgaggaaaaaaaaaaaaaagaatgcttctTTGTTAAGCATTgacctgctcctgctctttaTTGCCCAGATTAAGTATATCTCAATATTCTGTCTCCAACATCCTTATTTCTGGTGCAGCTGGGATGTCACCTTTATTATGGCAGGGAACACAGCATGTTTAGATGTCCATTTTACACCAAGGTTTCCTTGAGTTCAGATCTAACGTCGAGCAGCTGTGAAGCTAAATCAATGTGTAGGTACTTGCCTTAAATacttaagagaaaaagaggaaggccATCAACAACTCCCCTTCTTTTCATAGATAGCGGAACTAAGTTTCCTAAGTGtatgctatttttttaacaaacaaataACCCACAGAAACCCCCAAGGTCACAGAGTTACTGAACAAAGAACTAGAAGCAATGAGGCTTGTGTTCAAGCCCCATCTCTACTTCAGAAGGTGAGGTTCCCAACAGCATGAGggtgctcagtgctgctggaggCTCAAAAAGCAGTGAGAGGAAATCTAAGGAATAAAATGCAcctaaagctatttaaaaaaagatgccGCTTCCGGTTCAgaacattcatttaaaaagcagctgttgTCATAGTAAAGACAAGAAATAAGACAACTAAGAGGCACAGTAGGCACTCAGGCTGAGAACAACTCAACAGCAGCCGTAGGACACCTTCCACCTAACTTCACAGAGTGACAGTGGAGGTATCTGCCCGAGATGAACTAATTATGCTGAATTCCCATTATTTAATGGGATGATGGTACCTTCAAAGCAGAATTCACCTGACCTGCTTTAGAAATCTAGCTGAATCCCAGCCCAGGAGTGCCCTTTCCTCTCCACTGACATTAAGGGGAATCAAAGGCACCAGCTCAGAGGTGTCTGTCCTACCCTTGCCCACCTTTGGTCTGACAGATCCTAACTGTGGACAATGAACTGTTAAGATCAACATCAGAACTAGGACTTTCTGAGTTTGGAAGTGGTTCAACAGGTATTGGAAGTGGAACACAAAAAGTTACCAGGGTGTTAGAGAGCACacaagaaaggctttttttccatgGTACCTGTAACCTCATTGTAGGTAACACAGTGTTTTCACGATAAGTTAGATCATCTTCACTCTAACAATGTTTGCTCGTGCTGGATCATCTTCATAACACAGATATCACCCTAACACATGGCTCAGACACTCTCAGTCACACTGCCACAACATGGCAAGTGAGAACAGAATTTGGGCCATCTCTACACTGAcatttgtttgctctttctgtttaaaCTACCTGAGGACAGTGAACATAACAGCACTGCTGGTGTGCCGGAGCAGTTCTGATCAGGCCCACAAGCATCCTTTGGTGcctgaaaacacacacaaaactccATTAAACCCTTGAACAAAATTATGTATGCGAACACCTTTGCACAGCAGATAGAAGTTGTCTAAAAGCAAATCGGCAGAGCAACTGCAGGACGCATAAAGCCAACATGAATAGAGATAATATGCATTAATCTTTCTGAACAGAGTCttgagaaagaataaataaatctaaaagGATACAGAGACCCATTTCATTCTCAGAATTTATTTCCATCAGTGATTACTTAGTAAAAGCCTTATGATTCACTCACTTTCAAAAAGCTATTTTACTCTTTTCCTATGTTACTTCAGAACTCAGCAATCCGTAAATGGAAGCCTGTAACCCCATAGtctcttttcttcctaattAAAGAATCCTGTTAGGACACGTAGAACAGTTGGtggattttccttttaagtCCAGACCTGTCACTTCCTTGAAAAATAACTGTAGCAAATAAAAACGAGGAAGACTTAAAACAGCCCTGCAAGGCTTTcatgggagaaaaggaaaacccactatttctctgcattttgagGGGCCATGTGTGCATGTTAATAGAATCCTCACGTCTAAAGGCATCGTTTGTTGCTGCGGTATCTAGTAGCGTGTTCTTAAAACAGAGATTATTTAATGCAGAACAGCAGCGGAGATCGCTTGAGACTGCTTCTCTCAGCGTTGCCAAGTTTCTACTGTTATCAGTTGCACAACGCAGTCCAAGGCCTGCCTTTGCCTATCCAGGCGAGGAACAACGTCCCTCACGCTGCCTTTGAAGGAAGAGGAACAACTCCTGCGCTCTTTTCTCATCTGCAACAGAGCGTCACCAAAACGCTGCTGGCTCCCGTCCCTAGACTAAACAGCGTGGCAGCGTCCTCGTGGGCAGCGCCCGTGCCCGCTCAGGTTTGGGCTGATCAAATAAAGAAAGCGCAGACGCTAACGTGAGCCTCGCCCGGGGCGTGAgcgagggcagggcaggcagccaaGGGAGACGTTCGAGGGCAACGGCGCCGTTGCCGGAGCATTCAGAGGCGCAGCTGGCGAAACCTGCGTCCGCCGACCCCGGCGCCcaggcagagccccagcacCGGGCCACCGGCCTAGGCCGAGAGGGCCCCAAGGCCCGAGCCTGACCCCAGGGCCGGCCTCACCCGGGCAGGCCGCGACCCCCACAGCAGCCCCGGGAGCGGCTGCCCCGACCCTCCTGGGCCTGTCAGCGGGGACGACGTGCCCGCCGGGCCGCAGGACCCCGTGAGGAAAAGACGCCGGGctccgggcggcggggccgggccgtcAACGGGAGGGCGGCCGGGTCCCGCCAAGCGTCCATGTCCCGCCCGGCTCCGTGGCGACGTCTCCCCGCCCCGCCGTCGCTAGGCGCCGCCGCCAAGGGAGGAAGTGTCGTAAGGGCTGACAGGAAACTTGGCGGCGGGTTACGGCAGCGGCGGCCGCGCTTGGCGGCCGCTGGATGAGCGGAGAGTGGGAGCCGCGGCGCTGAGGAGACGCGGGGGTGAGtggccgcggcggcgggcggggaggccgcggcggcggcgggcggccgcccGGGGCCCGCAAAGGACCGGGGAagggccccggcggcggcggtggggggAACGGGACGGCAGGaagaggcggcggcggggcggcgagGCGGGGCCCGGGCACCGTCCCTGCCTTTGTTCGcgcccccccccacacacacacgcacccccccgcccccgaccGCGGCCCGTGAGGCCGCCACCTCCTCCCCGTCCCCGTCTCGTCTGACGCCCTCCTCCTCGGTGAGTTTGTGTCGGTCTCTCCCGTAGGATATGGCCGAGGTACCGCCGGGGCCTAGCAGCGTCCTCTCCCCGCAGGGGGACACGCTCTCCCCCTTccccggaggaggaggaggaggggggcttgcttcctcctcctcctcctcttccacctcctctgctgccgccgccgccgcctgcaCCGGGGCCCAGGACGAGGAAGccgaagaggaggaggaagaggagggaccCGCGGGCGGACGGGAGCGGCagcagcgaggaggaggaggaggcagcgaCGGCGGCAAGGGGGGGCCGCAGCagcaccgccaccaccaccaccatcccccGCACCACAACCACCAGCTCAACGGCCTCATCAGCCCCGAGCTGCGGCACCTGCGGGCCTCCCTCAAGAGCAAGATCCTCAGCTCGGAGGCAGGGGCAGCCCCCGAGGGGCTGGAGAACAAGCGAGCCAGCAAAACAATGGGCTCcggacagcagcagcagtcatcGCCCCCGACCACAGCACCGTGCTCATCCCCCCTTACCAACCACCTCCCTTCCCAGGGAAGGACTgcaccctctcctcctccttctcccccagcagcagcagcagcaagagaggACAGGAGCCAGCCTGCTGCCACAACTACGACTGCTGCTAAGACTGCAGGCCGCAATGGACTGGCAGGAGAGACTGgcttggaggaggaagagcaggaggagggggatgaaggaggggaggaggaggagtccTTGCTGCTACTCTCCGGGTCCTTAGCAGCAGCTTGCAGTTTGAAAGGCTCGGGAACGGACTCTCAGCCCGAGGAGGACATAACGATACGATACGTCCGATATGAGTCAGAGCTGCAGATGCCCGATATCATGAGACTGATCACCAAAGATCTGTCTGAACCCTACTCCATTTACACATATAGGTATTTTATCCACAACTGGCCACAACTTTGCTTTTTGGTAAGTGCCagagggggcagggagggcaggaatTGGGAGTggtttggggctggggaggagaggattAAAGGGTTGATGGTTGTGGAAATACTtataataatctttttgtgGATAAGGCCAAGATTTTTTGGAAGTACCTGTCTTCCTAATGAAGTCCCCTTGTGACCTGTGCATGTATAAGTAAAGCATATGCCTGAAGTTCCTACATTTGTTAATACATGTTTTAAGTGGTGGGGAGAGGGTCGGAGCACAGGGCTAGGATCCAGGAATTCAAGGCTTCTAATCTTGGTTTTGACATTGACTTTTGTGACCTTTGGTAGCTCATTTTATCATTCTGTCTCAGTTCCTaggtttgtatttaaaaaagaaagtacctAGTCCACTAGTGTCTTACATGTGCTTAGTAATTCTTGCACAatggttttaaaacagaattcagCATGGCTAGCATATAAATGTTAGGTGATACATGGAGAGACACTGTGAAAGGTTTTGTAGACTTTTTATCTGTGAGCTTGCTTTGAAAAAGACAAGTACAACTGTTTTGCTTCTTACAGGTGTGATAGTGTGTGCAGCATGTGGAAATTCTTGTGCTGCTTAGATTGTCTTGCTGTACTAACGATGTGTTTAGTTTTATATGCTTCCTACAGCACTATTGAAAAGACTGATTTAGCTGTCACCCTGTCTTTCTAAATCTTTAGCACTTATGGAAGAACTTGTGTCTCAGTTGGAAAGCATGCTTTTAGGATGATAATTTGTCCACAGGTACATGAAACTGAGTATAAGTTGGCCTGAGGAGTATATGTGTATAGTGGGAGCTTAGCTGTGTTTGATTTACTCATAGGAAAACTTACATCTGCAAAACAGAACATTGATGGGAGTGTATGGCACTTCCTTGCTAAGGTAAATGATGGATTCTTCTCTCTTGATGTTTTAATCAAGGCTGGACACCTCTCTGAAAGGTATGATTTAGCCAGAGCCAAGGCACCCTTCAATTCTAGAGTATCTCTGTAAAATTTTAATAGGATATGAGTACAGGAGGTGAGGCTAATGAAATCCATCTGGCCTTAAACTTCCTGAATGTTCTTGGTTTAGGGTCTGGTATAATTTATAGTGGGATTTATATGATTTATAGGAGGATTTTCAGAACTGTGCCTCTTAAAACCCTGAAGAGGGAATACAGTAGGATTATAGGAAGTTGAGCAAAGCATTACCGTCTGGAACAAAATAGagatatgaaaatatttgaaaatgtttgaaatggcAAAGTCATGTTTGCCATTATAAGGGTGCTGATCAGAGCAGAATGGTGTTTTTCAAGCACTGAGCTATGTGTATGACTGATTTACCtcatactgaaaataaatgcttgtgAACTAGAAATGTCCATACTTTAAGCACCAAGTGTATCGCTGGTAATGCCAAGGTAATGTTGGATACTATTAGATCACGATGCATTTGTTTAGactttaaatctttatttttttgttggggAGTAACTTGAGAATTTTGTTACAAAAAGAGCAATGGCAAGTTGTTTGACAGAGCACTAAAATGGGTGATTTTTGATAAGTGCATTCAAAGAATAAGATACCcctcaaggaaaagaaagtgtctTAAGCTTATTTTGTAGTGAcagtttttggggtttttttggtagcctTGAAGAATCAACAAACCTTTACTTGAATTCTgtgtatttgcctttttttgaaggGTGGAACAATGTGAAGTACAtaaaactgcagagaagaaTATATGGCTATGAAAGTTTAAAGCTAGCAAGTTGTTATCTACTTAATGATTTGAAGGTCTTGCAGTATGTTGAGTCAAatttgatggggtttttttgtgactggttttagtatttttaaggtTTGTTTTTTAGAGGTTGTCTTGAAGACTTTCTGTtctataaaatttaatttgttcCTGCGGTTAGTGGATTACTGAACTACTTCTATGTATTAAGtctctttaaaatacttatcTTCAGTCAGGGAGTGCATATTGCAATTAGCAAGAACAGTGCCAGGATGGTGAACAGAGGCATAGCGCCTGATCTCACAGAATCATTTGTCTTTAATGCCTTATGGCCGCACACCCTTTtggtttcaggttttgttttggttttgactgGTCTTGGGGAGAGGGATTAGACTGCCATTTgattgtatttgaaaaaaatatctgtaggGGTTTGATCAATTCCTTTACTGAACTTCACCATCACCgtttttaaaatcttacaaTGCATACTCACCTGTCTTCATTGCACTGTCATAGgctcccttccctttctcaacATGTGAGGGGAAAGTACTAACACCATTTCAATTGAAGATGGTATGTGTATTTTCCATGAATCATCAGCAGTTGTCCCTTGCTGGTATTTATTCAGTAAACCATCTTAAACACCATAATTTTGCTACCTAGCATTTTGGATACCTGACAATGCAGAACTGTTTTCTGGGGGCATTATTAACATTATTCCTGATTATGATTATCTCATGGGTTTGAAACTTGCCAAGTTTTGGCTTGGCCTTCCCAAGGTGCACCATTGCTCTAATGGCTAGTGCAACCAGAAGGgctgcttgcttttcctttctgttcaacTACCTCTTCCTGGGTTGTGCCAACCCTTGTGTTTCTCTGATTTGGGAAGCTAAGATAgccctcccaccaccaccatatATTTATAAGTGTGTgcgtatgtatatattttaggGTCAGGTTTCTATTGGTTTAGAGCTCCAAATACATTCATAGTAGGATGTCACAGGCACTGGTGTTGGTGCAAGAGAAGAGCTGGAGGGAAGGTATAGGACCAATCCTAATTAGTTACTAGCATGGTTTTGCTGTATCAAACCATTTCCTAACTGTATGCTCAAAAAAGTGGTTCATATTCCACTTTAAAAGGACCCGGAGATACTAGGAATCTTCAAAACATGTTCATTTTAATGTCAAATTCATCCGTGTAACTGTCTTCCTGACTTTAGGGGTAACAGATTGGGAATACTTGATGATCAGTTCTGATGTGTTACACTGCAGTGTTATGTGACTGAGCTGTTGCAAGGTAATAACCTTTTCCTCCATAAACTGCAACTGTCTGCCTAAACTCAGGTTTTGCCTGTCTTTGGAAGAGCAGGTTTGCACTGTGTGCAGGGTGTGGATGCCCTGTGAATGCCTGGTTTTCACTTATTCCCAGGAGCTCTGTCAGCCCAGTTTCTCTTCAAATGACCTATGATAACCACTCTGTcaaaaaataacagaggaaaGGGGTATCTTTTGTTTCACGTGAAGCATTTTTAAGCATTGCTACAGCTTTGTCCCCATATGGAttgtaaatgcattttcaaagttGTAGCTtccttttaaagtgtttttgcAGCTTCTAGTCTCAGCAGTGTTAAAGTTCTAAAACTTTCATTTAGAACTGATACattaagtatttcagaaaattgttttcaaaatactttagcATGGGAGAGGTGAGCTTAGGAAACCTTTCTGTGTGCCAAAGTTGGGATAAGACAGGATGTAATAAAAGCAGAGTTCTGGCTGAGTGTTGTAACCTCTCCTGTAATTCACAAtactgcaccactcagctgccttttaagaaaaatctggaaaaatctgtgcttttatGGGGTTCTTAACTTTGCCACCAGCTATAGCAGCATTTACAATTTAAACTTtcacaagtttaaaaataacctaTTAATTCCATGTAAGTGGTTTTAAATGTGTTGTAAATCCTAAATGACTGCAGTTAAGATCTTGTTTTATACTAatactttgcctttttttcttttttttctaattgtattttattcaaGAGTCTAAGTGTACTTCATGTTGAAATTAAGACTTGTAAGACATCATCCCTGTTTTTCAGTTGCGGAAACTTGGGGCATAAAAGAACCAGAAAAGTTAGGAAACTGTCTGGGAAGTCTTCCTAGCTTCATGGCAAGACGTAAGAAGAAATTCTGTAACATCCATTCCCAATTTGCAAACTCTCTCTGTATTCTGATTTCCTCTTAGGGAGTGATCATGGTTTCAGATATGGGCTTGCTGTGCTACTTCTCACTGTTAGTGGCTTTGTGAAAACTTCAGTCATTGCAGCATCTGAGTATTTAACAACAGCTAGTGTAGTTATTCTGGCAATGCCCTTGCACAGGAGGGAATTACTCATGTCCAGTTTCATAGAGTGGGAACAGAGTGACTTAGTGATTTGCCTGGTGTTGTAAAGAGCTCTGACTGAACTGCCAGACTTTAGGTTAAAACCATTAGCCTAAATGTATCCTCTAATGGCATTCAGTAACATGATCGCTAAATGTAAGCCAAAAGATTCATACAGAGCTGTTTCTGTGATACTTTGGGATAGATTTTGGTGCATGTGTGAAAGGGAAGCTGTATTGCAGTAGCACAGGTTCTACTGCATTTGAATCACAAAATATTCCTCTTTTGGGGGCTAGCTGGTTGTTTTAATCTTCTTTAAATGGGAACAAATGTCACAGGATCTGGGTATTAAACGCGTACTCAGACTGTGGCTGACAGATTTAATGCCATCTTCACTAATGAAATTAATGCCAATTGTTTAATTTTGTGAAAAGTAATGTTCTTGCTGATTGACAGACGTTTCTGTGCTCACTCTTCTAGTAATACATGGTTGCAGTACAAAGATACTAAAATctagtttgttttaaacatttaaacttATTCATAAGAACAAAGTTGATGCAAATATTGGATTTGAATTCATGTATGTTAATCCTGCTAATGACTTAGATTGAAGTAAATCTTATAGTACTCTGTGGGGTTATAATATATAATAGTAACTTGGGCTGAATTCTGTTTGTAGAAACTTGTATGTTTAGAAGTACTCTCATatacctgaaaagaaaatttggcCCATGATTGTCTTTTCGTAAATGGTGTTGTATGGGAACGactttttctgtctcctccCCACTGTCCCTATTTCAgcctggctttttttatttacacagtTTAACCTTCTCCAGGGATTTAAATTACAAAGTTTTACATCACATTTTAGGTTCATTTCCAGCTTTAGATGACgttggagagaaggagaaaggagaggcaaggcaagaaaaaaaaatcaaattgagGGGGAAATGCAGCACTCCCTCTGTAAGTGGAACAACAGTAGATTAACTGGCAGTCTTACCTGCCTAAAGACAGAGAAATAGATTTAAGTGTTTGGGGAACTGCTAATAAAGTCATACTTTATTCAGCTCTCTGGCAACAGTGGTAAAACCAGTGGGTATTCGCTGCTTTgatcactgaaacaaaattctttgctgttcatttagcattttaaatatatgattCATGAACATAGCTTTTCTGAAAAGTGccctaaagaaggaaaaacacagatatGCAATGTCTAGAATATCACTACTCTTGAAGTGTGTAAAAGATGTATCTTAAAAAATTCTCCACATGATGGTTACAATCAACAATTTGCACGT includes:
- the NAA30 gene encoding N-alpha-acetyltransferase 30 isoform X1, translated to MAEVPPGPSSVLSPQGDTLSPFPGGGGGGGLASSSSSSSTSSAAAAAACTGAQDEEAEEEEEEEGPAGGRERQQRGGGGGSDGGKGGPQQHRHHHHHPPHHNHQLNGLISPELRHLRASLKSKILSSEAGAAPEGLENKRASKTMGSGQQQQSSPPTTAPCSSPLTNHLPSQGRTAPSPPPSPPAAAAAREDRSQPAATTTTAAKTAGRNGLAGETGLEEEEQEEGDEGGEEEESLLLLSGSLAAACSLKGSGTDSQPEEDITIRYVRYESELQMPDIMRLITKDLSEPYSIYTYRYFIHNWPQLCFLAMVGEECVGAIVCKLDMHKKMFRRGYIAMLAVDSKYRRKGIGTNLVKKAIYAMVEGDCDEVVLETEITNKSALKLYENLGFVRDKRLFRYYLNGVDALRLKLWLR
- the NAA30 gene encoding N-alpha-acetyltransferase 30 isoform X2, which translates into the protein MAEVPPGPSSVLSPQGDTLSPFPGGGGGGGLASSSSSSSTSSAAAAAACTGAQDEEAEEEEEEEGPAGGRERQQRGGGGGSDGGKGGPQQHRHHHHHPPHHNHQLNGLISPELRHLRASLKSKILSSEAGAAPEGLENKRASKTMGSGQQQQSSPPTTAPCSSPLTNHLPSQGRTAPSPPPSPPAAAAAREDRSQPAATTTTAAKTAGRNGLAGETGLEEEEQEEGDEGGEEEESLLLLSGSLAAACSLKGSGTDSQPEEDITIRYVRYESELQMPDIMRLITKDLSEPYSIYTYRYFIHNWPQLCFLAMVGEECVGAIVCKLDMHKKMFRRGYIAMLAVDSKYRRKGIAFLWK
- the NAA30 gene encoding N-alpha-acetyltransferase 30 isoform X3; translation: MAEVPPGPSSVLSPQGDTLSPFPGGGGGGGLASSSSSSSTSSAAAAAACTGAQDEEAEEEEEEEGPAGGRERQQRGGGGGSDGGKGGPQQHRHHHHHPPHHNHQLNGLISPELRHLRASLKSKILSSEAGAAPEGLENKRASKTMGSGQQQQSSPPTTAPCSSPLTNHLPSQGRTAPSPPPSPPAAAAAREDRSQPAATTTTAAKTAGRNGLAGETGLEEEEQEEGDEGGEEEESLLLLSGSLAAACSLKGSGTDSQPEEDITIRYVRYESELQMPDIMRLITKDLSEPYSIYTYRYFIHNWPQLCFLVVLETEITNKSALKLYENLGFVRDKRLFRYYLNGVDALRLKLWLR